DNA from Methanolacinia paynteri:
AGGCCTTGTAATACGCCCGCCCGAAGTCGTAATCGATTCCCATTACCTCGCCCGTGCTCTTCATCTCGGGGCTCAGGGTGATGTCGACGCCCGGAAGCTTGTTGAACGGGAGGAGAACCTCCTTTACGGATACATGCGAGAGCTTCTTCTCTGTGATCCCGTAGGTCTTCAGCTTCCCGTCCGTCATCACCCTCGCGGCGATCTTTGCAAGCGGAATCCCGGTCGCTTTCGAGACGAACGGAACCGTGCGGCTTGCACGTGGATTGGCTTCGAGGACATACACGATCTCGTCCTTCACTGCGTACTGTATATTGATCAGCCCCACCACACCGATCCCGAGCGCAAGCTTCCTCGTGTAGTCCTTCACTGTCGCGATAACATTCTTCGACAGGGACTGGGACGGAATCACACATGCCGAATCGCCGCTGTGAACGCCGGCCTCTTCGATGTGCTCCATAATTCCGCCTATGAGGACATCTTCGCCGTCGCAGACCGCATCGACATCGATCTCGATCGCGTTCTGGAGGAACGAATCGAGCAGCACAGGGTGCTTGCGGCTGACCTTCACGGCCTCCTTGATGTAGTTCCTGAGCTCGATGTCGTCGTGGACCAGCTCCATCGCCCTTCCGCCGAGGACATACGACGGCCGGACCAGGAGCGGGTAGCCGATCTTCTTTGCGACCTGCATCGCCTCGGTCTCCGAATGTGCCGAGCCGTTCGCCGGAGAAGGAATCTCGAGCCTTTCAAGGAGTTTGCTGAACTGGTCCCTGTCCTCCGCAAGATCCATGGCTGCAGGCGATGTCCCGAGGATCTTCGTCTTAAGCCCGTACTCTTTGATCTTCTCCTCGATTGAGGTCGCAAGGTTAACGGAGTTCTGCCCGCCGAACTGGACCATGACACCGTAATAGTCGTCCTTCCTGAGAATGTTCATCACATCCTCGAGCTTCATCGGCTCGAAGAAGAGGCGGTCGGAGGTGTCGAAGTCCGTCGAAACGGTCTCGGGATTGTTGTTGACTATATGGACCTCGATTCCTTCTTCACGGAGCGCCATTACCGCGTGAACCGTGCAGTAATCGAACTCGATTCCCTGTCCGATCCTGATCGGGCCGGAACCGAGAATCAGGATCTTCTGCTTTCCGTCCCTGTCGATCTCGCACCCGTCGTCCCTTGTCGAGTAGAAATACGGGGTCTTTGCCGGGAACTCGGCGGCACAGGTATCGACCAGTTTGTAAACCGGCAGTCCTGCGATCGTTTCGATCTCCTTTTCCGGCTTTCCGGTCAGCTCGTTGATCTCGGTTACGGAAAATCCGTAGTGAACCGCATTGCGGATGTCGTCTTCGGATACGCTTCCGCTCTTAAGCTTCTTCTCGATCTCCACGAGGTTTTCAATCTTCTGGAGGAAGAATACGTCGATAAACGTGAGAGCC
Protein-coding regions in this window:
- the carB gene encoding carbamoyl-phosphate synthase large subunit, which codes for QGGCNIQMAFKDGDYRIIEVNPRVSRSSALASKATGYPIARVAAKIAIGLRLDEIMNSVTGCTPASFEPAIDYVVVKIPRWPFDKFKNADRTLTTAMKSTGEVMAIGRTLEEAFMKAMRSLDTDINSHTDKDEIRMLLQNPTDERFGCLFDAFRQGFTVEEVSALTFIDVFFLQKIENLVEIEKKLKSGSVSEDDIRNAVHYGFSVTEINELTGKPEKEIETIAGLPVYKLVDTCAAEFPAKTPYFYSTRDDGCEIDRDGKQKILILGSGPIRIGQGIEFDYCTVHAVMALREEGIEVHIVNNNPETVSTDFDTSDRLFFEPMKLEDVMNILRKDDYYGVMVQFGGQNSVNLATSIEEKIKEYGLKTKILGTSPAAMDLAEDRDQFSKLLERLEIPSPANGSAHSETEAMQVAKKIGYPLLVRPSYVLGGRAMELVHDDIELRNYIKEAVKVSRKHPVLLDSFLQNAIEIDVDAVCDGEDVLIGGIMEHIEEAGVHSGDSACVIPSQSLSKNVIATVKDYTRKLALGIGVVGLINIQYAVKDEIVYVLEANPRASRTVPFVSKATGIPLAKIAARVMTDGKLKTYGITEKKLSHVSVKEVLLPFNKLPGVDITLSPEMKSTGEVMGIDYDFGRAYYKACISAENQLPLEGKVFISAGSEFKQDFVPIAKKLCSLGLSIVGTKGTVETLRENGIEADLVRKVQEGSPNVIDFMRRGEINLIINTPSGKYSRQDHMQIMRAALDYNTPYITTIQAAKAAAMAIESMKKGDITIEPLSHYHDGC